Proteins encoded within one genomic window of Sphingomonas sp. G-3-2-10:
- a CDS encoding Lrp/AsnC family transcriptional regulator has product MSATRDKMDLRILERLQVNALLTADELAAELPLSASAIARRIRKLRETGVIAGDVAVLSDSVGPFLSAFIHIQLDRHALAAVEALRRRLTASPHVQLYMEISGAFDLVLLVTVTGMEAFNEFADAQLAGDPVVRRYETSFVKRKRKFSLALPLETDSE; this is encoded by the coding sequence ATGAGCGCAACGCGCGACAAGATGGATCTGCGCATCCTCGAACGGCTTCAGGTCAATGCGCTGCTCACCGCCGACGAGCTGGCGGCCGAGCTGCCGCTGTCCGCCTCCGCGATCGCCCGGCGCATCCGCAAGCTGCGCGAGACCGGCGTGATCGCGGGCGATGTTGCGGTCCTGTCCGATTCGGTCGGCCCGTTCCTGTCGGCCTTCATCCATATCCAGCTCGATCGGCACGCGCTGGCCGCGGTCGAGGCGCTGCGCCGCCGCCTCACCGCCAGCCCGCACGTCCAGCTCTATATGGAGATTTCCGGCGCGTTCGATCTGGTCCTGCTGGTCACCGTGACGGGCATGGAGGCGTTCAACGAATTCGCCGATGCCCAGCTCGCGGGCGATCCGGTGGTGCGCCGCTACGAGACCAGTTTCGTCAAGCGGAAGCGCAAGTTCAGCCTTGCCTTGCCGCTGGAGACCGACTCCGAATGA